The window AAACAATTATTGCTAAAAATGCAAATTTAAGAGTTGCTCCAAAGTTGGATGCAGATGTTATAACAACAATTCCAGAGGGATCTGAATGCTATGTTATGGAAACGAAAGTTGAGAATTCTGAAAGATTTTGGTGCAAGGTACAGTGCTATGATAGTTACGGAGAATCTCGTACTGGTTGGGTTTCGTATAATACTATGAACTATAAATATTAATAAATGCCCAGATAGTTATTCAACTATCTGGGCATTCGTCATATTGAGTAGTTTAAAGTATAGTATTTAGCTAGTTTTTTAACTGCTTTAGCTTTAACTTGTTTTACCCAACTACAGGATATATCCATTTGTTTTGCTATTTCTGATAGGGTATGTCCTTCTATTAAGTTCTTTTCTATAACCTTTATTTCTGTATCATTTAAAATAGATAAAGCTTCTATAGTTTCTATAGTTGAGAAGTCTTCAATATAAACCTCCTTACTTTGATTATCATTAAAGTCTACACTTACTTCCTTTGAATTTAGTTCATTCTTTTTTTGATCCCAGTAAAAGCAACTTATCATAAATTTCATATATCCGAGGAATTTGGTATTCTTCTTAAAGTCGAAGTTATTTATAAGTTCTATTGATTTTATAATTCCGCTTTGGTAAAGATCTTCGCTTATATATCCGAAGTAGTGCTTACACTTGGAAATTATAAGTGGTTTTAATAAATCAAGTAGTTTTTCGAGTGAATCTTTATCATTTTGTTGAGACATCCTAACTAATTCATTAATTTCTTCATATGTATTCAATGGTATCCCCCCTAAATTAACCAAACATATGTTCTAAAAATATTATATCGAACATTTGTTCGACGTGCAATAGTATATACTAAATAATATGAAAATTTTGGAAGTGTATGGACATACGCTTTTAAAAAATATATAATGAAAGTGTAAAAAAATTAAAAATAGTAAAAGGGGAGCTAGAAAGTCTGGCTGAGAGGAAACCGCATAAGAGTTTCGACCCTAATACCTGATCTGGATAATGCCAGCGTAGGAATTATATTGAATTAGTTAATCAATGCTACGCTATGTGCGTAGCATTTTTTTAGATTAAAAAGGGGGAAGTACAAATGAAAAAAATGACTACTAAAATGTTAGTAGAAGCAGGCGTTATGTTAGCACTTGCACAGATTCTTAGTTATGTAAAAATATATGAGGGTCCTTTTGGTGGGTCTGTTACTGCTGGAAGTATGATTCCTATAATACTTTATGCTATAAGATGGGGATTATCTCCAGGACTTTTTGTATCGATAACATACGGAATACTTCAATTTATATTAGGACCAAAGTATAGTTTTCATATAATGTCTATATTACTTGATTATGTATTGGCGTTTGGAGTGCTAGGATTTGCAGGATTATTTAGAGATTCATTAAGAGGTGTAGTTCTTGGAACTTGTCTTGGAGTTTTCTTAAGATTCACATCTCATGTATTGTCTGGAGCTATAATTTGGGCTTCTTATGCACCAGAGGGAACTAATCCTTGGATTTATTCAATTACTTATAATGCTTCGTATTTACTGCCAGAGCTAGTGATATCTATAGGTGTAGTTGGAGTGCTTTATAAGTCATTCAAATCATTGGCTGTTGTTTAAAATTTTAAGAACCTAGATTTCATACAAACGAAATCTAGGTTCTTTTTTTGTTATTTGGGTTATCAAAAACTATCTATAAAAATACCGCGAATGCAACGATACTTTGAATATAACTAAGTTTTTATCTTGTTAATAATCCTAAAATTTACGAACTCCCTACGGTCAAACACATAAATTTTTTAACGGATTATTAAACGATAAAATCTAAGTTATATTAGTCAAAATATCTAAAAGCATTCACTAACATTTTTATAGACAGTTTTAAGAGTAAGTTTATCATCTTACTAATATTAAATTCGTGACGTTATTTTAATTATAATAATAAAAAAACACGCTTATTAAAATTAAAGCTACTTTATTCTAGTAGCAGTATTTTAATAGGCGTGTTTTCTTTTATTTGAAGGATTATAAGATTTTCGTTCTGCGGATAACATTGATGGAAGAGTTGTATTTGCAACCATTTTAAGCAACAGAGTCGAAGACTTGTTGGCGCCATGAACCATGTGAATTTTGAGAACGGAGCCCGTTAGGACTCGTTGGCGACATGAGCCATGCGTTAGCATGAAGCGAATTTTTATATACTAAGAGATTATAAAATTCACGAAACTGAGACGTATAAAGAAATTTATACATATATAAATATTAATATGTTGAATTGTGTACTAAAAGAGAAAGAGGATGCATAAAAATAAAATACAAGTGTATACAGTATATAGACAAGGAGGGGATGAAAATGTATACAGATGTTATAAATAAAATAGGTGATGATAATTACAGAAAAATGGTCAATTTAAGACATCAATTTCACATGTATCCAGAGAGGGGTTATGAGGAGTTCAAGACAGCAAAGACTATTAGTGATGAGCTTGAAAGATTGGGGATTGATTACAAAGCTAATGTTGCAAAGACTGGGGTTGTAGGTCTTATAAAAGGGAATCATCCTGGTAAGACAGTTCTTCTTCGTGCTGATATGGATGCTTTGCCTATTAATGAAGAGGCAGATGTAGAGTATAAGTCTAGAATTGAGAATTGTATGCATGCATGTGGTCATGATGGGCATATGGCAGGTGTTTTGGGTGCTGCTATGATACTAAATAATATGAAAGATGAGATTTATGGAAATGTAAAACTTATCTTTCAACCAGCAGAGGAAGAGCAGGGTGGAGCTAAACCTATGATAGATGAGGGAGTAATGGATAAT is drawn from Tepidibacter hydrothermalis and contains these coding sequences:
- a CDS encoding sigma-70 family RNA polymerase sigma factor encodes the protein MNTYEEINELVRMSQQNDKDSLEKLLDLLKPLIISKCKHYFGYISEDLYQSGIIKSIELINNFDFKKNTKFLGYMKFMISCFYWDQKKNELNSKEVSVDFNDNQSKEVYIEDFSTIETIEALSILNDTEIKVIEKNLIEGHTLSEIAKQMDISCSWVKQVKAKAVKKLAKYYTLNYSI
- the thiT gene encoding energy-coupled thiamine transporter ThiT, which encodes MKKMTTKMLVEAGVMLALAQILSYVKIYEGPFGGSVTAGSMIPIILYAIRWGLSPGLFVSITYGILQFILGPKYSFHIMSILLDYVLAFGVLGFAGLFRDSLRGVVLGTCLGVFLRFTSHVLSGAIIWASYAPEGTNPWIYSITYNASYLLPELVISIGVVGVLYKSFKSLAVV